One window from the genome of Salvia miltiorrhiza cultivar Shanhuang (shh) chromosome 7, IMPLAD_Smil_shh, whole genome shotgun sequence encodes:
- the LOC130993141 gene encoding cytochrome b-c1 complex subunit Rieske-4, mitochondrial-like: MLRVAGRRLSSLSWRSGQAPSAAFASRNPFVGGDSLSDGRTSSPVQSISVFDQIRGFSSGALAAGQDSGLVPEAPATVAAIKNPSSKIVYDEHNHERYPPGDPSKRAFAYFVLTGGRFVYASLARLLVLKFVLSMSASKDVLALASLEVDLSSIEPGTTVTVKWRGKPVFIRRRTEDDIKLANSVDVASLRDPQEDAVRVKNPEWLVVVGVCTHLGCIPLPNAGDYGGWFCPCHGSHYDISGRIRKGPAPFNLEVPTYTFLDENKLLVG; this comes from the exons ATGCTGAGGGTAGCGGGGAGGAGGTTGTCCTCTCTCTCATGGCGGTCGGGTCAGGCTCCATCCGCCGCATTCGCCTCCAGAAACCCGTTTGTCGGCGGCGATTCATTATCGGATGGACGCACTTCTTCACCCGTTCAATCAATTTCTGTTTTTGATCAGATCAGAG GGTTCTCTTCTGGTGCCCTTGCAGCAGGGCAGGACTCAGGCTTGGTTCCGGAAGCCCCTGCTACAGTTGCAGCAATCAAGAATCCCAGCTCAAAGATTGTCTACGATGAGCACAACCACGAGCGTTATCCACCAGGTGATCCCAGCAAACGTGCGTTTGCATACTTTGTTTTGACTGGAGGTAGGTTTGTATATGCATCATTGGCTCGACTCCTTGTGCTCAAATTCGTTTTGAGCATGTCTGCTAGTAAAGATGTCCTTGCTCTGGCTTCCCTCGAGGTGGATCTGTCTAGTATTGAACCTGGGACAACTGTCACTGTGAAGTGGCGTGGGAAGCCAGTTTTCATCAGGCGCCGAACTGAAGATGACATCAAATTGGCGAACAGTGTTGATGTTGCCTCGCTTCGTGATCCACAAGAGGACGCTGTGAGGGTCAAGAATCCGGAATGGCTCGTGGTTGTCGGGGTTTGCACCCATCTGGGTTGCATCCCCTTGCCAAATGCTGGTGATTACGGCGGTTGGTTTTGCCCATGCCACGGGTCCCACTACGACATCTCTGGTAGAATTCGCAAAGGGCCTGCACCATTTAACCTGGAGGTTCCCACTTACACCTTTTTAGATGAGAACAAGTTGTTGGTTGGTTGA
- the LOC130993142 gene encoding putative disease resistance protein At1g50180, which yields MAEAVVSTALETLRDLLLEEGKFLYGVADEVKELGWQLKEMKCLLEDADRRRRESRTIFNWISEIRDLANRAEAAIERHAAYQVSSRRRRGLRQLIRRYSCILEECYLLHQLGSEISPIKSRLERISKDMQENGIKRSIIINRDEGETSSTNINRKTFPEFEIGDCFVGMEDELKQLRNLLKQDNENRVISVWGMGGSGKTTIAKKLYNETSFDLRAWVCISQQFESFRSVWEDVLKQLEQQNNKGVSDGPQIMKDDLLSLSNSELIERLCKIQREKQCLIVVDDLWETSHWDSFKHAFLVQDLHSKILLTTRERKVAEIGFPLELGLLNVEHALELLKKKAFPHTNIPEFALEENFEEIGKEMVQKCGYLPLAISLLGGVLRVKNSMMEWELVNRDIKEFIYRDENEIDGVLNLSYESLPYYLKPCFLYMGLFQEGQNINAGDLYRMWIAQGMVSYENIGDKDKTLMEIAELYLGELASRSIVQVEINGVSQQQENIGGANFMM from the exons ATGGCAGAAGCAGTGGTGTCGACTGCTCTGGAAACCTTGCGCGATTTGTTGTTGGAAGAGGGAAAGTTTTTATATGGCGTAGCCGATGAAGTGAAGGAGCTCGGGTGGCAGCTGAAAGAGATGAAGTGTCTCCTCGAAGATGCTGACAGAAGGCGGCGTGAGAGCAGAACCATTTTCAATTGGATCTCGGAGATCAGAGATCTGGCAAACAGAGCCGAAGCTGCCATTGAAAGACACGCAGCTTATCAAGTGTCTTCAAGGAGAAGACGAGGTCTGAGACAGCTCATCCGCAGATATTCTTGTATTTTGGAGGAATGCTACTTGCTTCACCAACTAGGCTCCGAAATCTCACCAATCAAATCCCGCCTTGAAAGGATAAGCAAGGACATGCAAGAGAATGGCATAAAGAGGAGCATCATCATCAATCGAGACGAAGGGGAAACCTCGTCTACCAACATTAATAGGAAGACCTTCCCCGAATTCGAGATCGGAGACTGTTTTGTGGGGATGGAGGATGAGCTGAAGCAGCTTCGTAATCTCCTAAAACAAGACAACGAGAATCGAGTTATTTCAGTGTGGGGAATGGGGGGATCGGGCAAGACCACCATTGCCAAAAAACTCTACAATGAGACCAGCTTTGATCTTCGCGCATGGGTTTGCATTAGTCAGCAATTTGAGAGTTTTCGATCAGTTTGGGAGGATGTGCTCAAGCAGCTAGAGCAACAAAACAACAAGGGTGTGAGCGATGGCCCACAAATAATGAAGGACGACCTTCTGAGTCTGAGCAACTCAGAGTTGATTGAGCGACTATGCAAGATACAAAGAGAGAAGCAATGCCTCATTGTTGTAGACGATCTTTGGGAGACTTCTCACTGGGATAGCTTCAAGCATGCCTTTCTTGTCCAGGATTTGCACAGCAAGATCTTGCTCACCACGCGTGAACGGAAGGTTGCAGAGATTGGATTCCCATTAGAACTTGGGCTTCTAAATGTGGAACATGCTTTGGAACTATTGAAGAAGAAAGCATTTCCCCATACCAACATTCCAG AGTTTGCATTGGAAGAAAATTTTGAGGAAATTGGGAAAGAAATGGTGCAGAAATGTGGGTATTTGCCGTTGGCAATTTCTTTACTCGGTGGGGTCTTGAGAGTGAAAAATTCGATGATGGAGTGGGAGCTAGTAAATAGGGATATCAAAGAATTCATATACAGAGATGAAAATGAGATTGATGGAGTGCTAAATTTAAGCTATGAAAGTCTACCATATTATTTGAAGCCTTGCTTTCTGTATATGGGATTATTTCAAGAGGGCCAAAACATTAATGCTGGGGATCTATATAGGATGTGGATAGCACAAGGCATGGTTTCATATGAGAATATTGGAGACAAGGACAAAACTTTGATGGAAATCGCGGAGCTCTACTTGGGTGAGTTGGCCTCTAGGTCCATCGTCCAAGTTGAAATCAACGGTGTGTCACAACAA